One Gammaproteobacteria bacterium DNA segment encodes these proteins:
- a CDS encoding OsmC family protein, whose product MSDAAEQQEEGRFTFELEQTEGYEFKVLFDRKKLSALTLDEPPPLGEGNGPNASRLLAAAVANCLSASLIHCIYKGDVPAAAIRTRVTCRLVRNEKKRLRIGGLEVRLQLGEDAARANRLARCLDLFEDFCVVTASVRQGVPVTVEVVDHEGNTLKRSD is encoded by the coding sequence ATGAGTGATGCAGCGGAACAGCAGGAGGAGGGGCGGTTCACCTTCGAACTGGAGCAGACCGAGGGCTACGAGTTCAAGGTGCTGTTCGATCGCAAGAAGCTGTCCGCACTGACCCTGGACGAACCCCCGCCCCTGGGAGAGGGCAACGGTCCCAACGCCTCGCGGCTGCTGGCGGCGGCGGTGGCCAACTGCCTGTCGGCCAGCCTCATCCATTGCATCTACAAGGGGGATGTGCCGGCGGCGGCCATCCGCACCCGCGTCACCTGCCGGCTGGTGCGCAACGAGAAAAAGCGCCTGCGCATCGGTGGCCTGGAGGTGCGTCTACAACTCGGTGAGGATGCCGCCAGAGCGAATCGGCTGGCACGTTGCCTGGACCTGTTCGAGGATTTCTGCGTGGTCACGGCCAGCGTCCGCCAGGGGGTGCCCGTCACCGTCGAGGTGGTGGACCATGAAGGCAACACCCTGAAGCGCAGCGATTGA